In Nocardioides cavernae, a single genomic region encodes these proteins:
- a CDS encoding red chlorophyll catabolite reductase produces the protein MTSSAQTKTIHEFLADAPDVDRSELWASLWGILTEVKETITAELAVHPHPSGEGLGYWTSEDGRYEGSLNPYVGDADHGAEWLVHSWIGNRSASILDMNLQVWLGPHIDVPHLVIVFGTVPNVFHFSDLVPRRDLMTDIEYLDRYYGGQNDAWLALRGDNRFSWSVSHGTYMRAFNSPVANSYMATCPDDEAVEVLGQSVRDRVETWLGWVREASPVPEDERAALRERDHLVRTYGYTLDPMNELSKRFLGAERVEELVATRAGLGQIREMRTGA, from the coding sequence ATGACCAGTAGCGCGCAGACAAAGACAATCCATGAGTTCCTGGCCGACGCTCCCGATGTCGACCGCTCCGAGCTGTGGGCCTCGCTGTGGGGGATCCTCACCGAGGTCAAGGAGACGATCACCGCCGAGCTGGCGGTGCATCCACATCCCTCCGGCGAAGGCCTGGGCTACTGGACCTCCGAGGACGGCCGCTACGAAGGATCCCTGAACCCCTACGTCGGCGACGCCGACCACGGCGCCGAGTGGCTGGTGCACTCCTGGATCGGGAACCGCAGCGCCTCCATCCTCGACATGAACCTCCAGGTCTGGCTCGGCCCGCACATCGACGTCCCCCACCTGGTGATCGTGTTCGGCACCGTGCCGAACGTCTTCCACTTCAGCGACCTGGTGCCACGGCGTGACCTGATGACCGACATCGAGTACCTGGATCGCTACTACGGCGGCCAGAACGACGCCTGGCTGGCGCTGCGCGGGGACAACCGCTTCTCGTGGTCGGTCAGCCATGGCACCTACATGCGCGCGTTCAACTCCCCCGTCGCCAACTCCTACATGGCGACCTGCCCCGACGACGAGGCGGTCGAGGTGCTCGGCCAGTCGGTGCGGGACCGGGTCGAGACCTGGCTCGGCTGGGTCCGCGAGGCGTCCCCGGTGCCCGAGGACGAGAGGGCTGCGCTGCGCGAGCGCGACCACCTGGTGCGCACCTACGGCTACACGCTCGACCCGATGAACGAGCTGTCGAAGCGTTTCCTGGGAGCCGAGCGGGTCGAGGAGCTGGTGGCCACCCGTGCCGGACTCGGCCAGATCCGTGAGATGCGGACCGGCGCATGA
- a CDS encoding LLM class flavin-dependent oxidoreductase — translation MRITFGPWGETLGEVADAARAAEDAGAEVVWVPELHRSATVGAAALAQATSTTGVGTAIALAFTRSPMVTALEALDLDELSGGRFVLGLGTGVQRLNEDWHHVTWGKPVTHLRETVRNIRAFWAGCTSGEPIALDGDHEPMQIRGYRRPYPVLRTDIPVYLAAMGPAMTRLAGEIGDGWISHELISPDYLRDLILPELEAGLARGDRPRDALDVVTSACCSVDADPQVARRRSAGMVGFYASVRTYADFFAFHDLADEQAAVVEAFRAGRGAGDLAHAVADRMVDALTLSGTRDDVAERLAAYDGITDSIKLTPPTHGLSAAETRAAQKELIALIADLTGASGTGALR, via the coding sequence GTGCGGATCACCTTCGGCCCGTGGGGCGAGACGCTGGGCGAGGTCGCGGACGCGGCGCGAGCCGCCGAGGACGCCGGGGCCGAGGTCGTCTGGGTGCCCGAGCTGCACCGCAGCGCCACGGTCGGCGCGGCCGCGCTGGCCCAGGCCACCAGCACCACCGGGGTGGGGACCGCGATCGCGCTCGCCTTCACCCGGAGCCCGATGGTGACGGCACTGGAGGCCCTCGACCTCGACGAGCTCTCGGGCGGCCGGTTCGTGCTCGGCCTCGGCACCGGCGTGCAGCGGCTCAACGAGGACTGGCACCACGTCACGTGGGGCAAGCCGGTGACCCACCTGCGCGAGACCGTTCGCAACATCAGGGCCTTCTGGGCAGGCTGCACCAGCGGTGAGCCCATCGCGCTCGACGGTGACCACGAGCCGATGCAGATCCGGGGCTACCGGCGCCCCTACCCCGTCCTGAGGACGGACATCCCGGTCTACCTCGCGGCCATGGGCCCGGCCATGACCCGGCTCGCGGGCGAGATCGGCGACGGCTGGATCTCCCACGAGCTGATCTCCCCGGACTACCTGCGCGACCTGATCCTGCCCGAGCTCGAGGCCGGGCTCGCTCGCGGTGACCGGCCGCGCGATGCGCTGGACGTGGTGACCTCCGCCTGCTGCTCGGTGGACGCCGATCCGCAGGTGGCCCGACGCCGCTCCGCCGGGATGGTCGGCTTCTACGCCTCCGTCCGCACCTACGCCGACTTCTTCGCCTTCCACGACCTCGCCGACGAGCAGGCCGCGGTCGTGGAGGCGTTCCGCGCCGGGCGCGGCGCCGGCGACCTCGCGCATGCGGTCGCCGACCGGATGGTCGACGCACTCACCCTGTCGGGAACCCGCGACGACGTCGCCGAGCGACTCGCCGCCTATGACGGCATCACCGACAGCATCAAGCTCACCCCGCCCACCCACGGGCTGTCCGCCGCCGAGACGCGGGCCGCCCAGAAGGAGCTGATCGCGCTGATCGCCGACCTGACCGGAGCCTCCGGAACCGGGGCACTGCGATGA
- a CDS encoding RidA family protein — protein MSTVEYVTVGALPAYDDLRSTDDVVTTIVVESLPDGSSYRAEVGAPPVGAGAVVLPTVLPVDARGVVVHEGDFVGQYAWCLEEADRRLRALGLSLDAVVTTYDYSTPATRDVYRRTHRERKDRLGGAGVFPGAGGILMSRLHRPGILVALDVTASRLPLKAVNPGWTRYETLTYTPGVLAGDTLYMSGFAALDMVTQEALFPGDSAAQSEATYAAVQEVLDAAGATADQLVHVLEYVCPDGDSAEIASAREARFPGAKSSVAGCAGLLRPEFLFEVFPTAVVV, from the coding sequence ATGAGCACCGTCGAGTACGTGACCGTGGGTGCGCTGCCCGCCTACGACGACCTGCGCTCGACCGACGACGTCGTGACGACGATCGTGGTCGAGTCCTTGCCGGACGGGTCGTCGTACCGTGCCGAGGTCGGCGCGCCACCAGTGGGTGCGGGTGCCGTCGTGCTGCCGACCGTGCTGCCGGTCGACGCGCGCGGAGTGGTCGTGCACGAGGGGGACTTCGTGGGCCAGTACGCCTGGTGCCTGGAGGAGGCCGACCGGCGGCTGCGTGCGCTCGGACTCTCCCTCGACGCGGTCGTCACCACCTACGACTACAGCACGCCTGCGACCCGCGACGTCTACCGGCGGACCCACCGTGAGCGGAAGGACCGGCTCGGGGGTGCCGGTGTCTTCCCGGGGGCCGGAGGCATCCTGATGTCGCGGCTGCACCGGCCCGGGATCCTGGTCGCCCTCGACGTGACCGCCTCGCGGCTCCCGCTGAAGGCCGTCAACCCGGGCTGGACGCGCTACGAGACGCTGACCTACACCCCGGGTGTGCTGGCCGGTGACACGCTCTACATGAGCGGGTTCGCCGCCCTGGACATGGTCACCCAGGAAGCGCTCTTCCCGGGTGACTCCGCGGCGCAGTCGGAGGCGACGTACGCCGCCGTGCAGGAGGTGCTCGACGCCGCCGGTGCGACGGCGGACCAGCTGGTGCACGTGCTGGAGTACGTCTGCCCCGACGGCGACTCCGCCGAGATCGCATCCGCGCGCGAGGCGCGCTTCCCGGGTGCGAAGTCGTCGGTCGCCGGGTGCGCCGGGCTGCTGCGACCCGAGTTCCTCTTCGAGGTCTTCCCGACGGCGGTGGTGGTGTGA
- a CDS encoding alpha/beta fold hydrolase, whose translation MSPYVLVHGAFRGGWAWARVRTRLLAAGHDVQAPSLAGAGERAAHHVSGLSTWVDELTDLLVLEDLHDVVLVGHSQGGVVVREVALRVPRRLRRLVYLDAAVPDPGERAVDLGPPPPHPHSLPPRDTLVPARPLEPGGDLDVATAEWINARLTPTPLAPSLDPVADALPDVPATYAFCTGTPATYPSGTTRRRLDERGTGYVLLDAGHDAPLTRPDAVAELLLRAADRTTTIIGTEERTA comes from the coding sequence ATGAGCCCCTACGTCCTGGTGCACGGCGCCTTCCGCGGCGGCTGGGCCTGGGCCAGGGTCCGGACCCGGCTGCTCGCCGCGGGTCACGACGTGCAGGCGCCCAGCCTCGCGGGCGCCGGTGAGCGGGCGGCCCACCACGTCTCCGGCTTGTCGACCTGGGTCGACGAGCTGACCGACCTGCTGGTGCTCGAGGACCTCCACGACGTCGTGCTGGTCGGTCACAGCCAGGGCGGGGTGGTGGTGCGCGAGGTCGCGCTGCGCGTACCCCGACGACTGCGCCGGCTGGTCTACCTCGACGCCGCGGTCCCCGACCCGGGGGAGCGGGCCGTGGACCTCGGACCGCCGCCGCCCCACCCGCACAGCCTCCCTCCCCGCGACACCCTGGTGCCGGCCCGGCCGCTCGAGCCCGGTGGCGACCTCGACGTCGCCACCGCGGAGTGGATCAACGCCCGGCTCACCCCGACGCCGCTCGCGCCGTCCCTGGACCCGGTCGCGGATGCGCTGCCGGATGTTCCCGCGACCTACGCCTTCTGCACGGGCACCCCGGCGACGTACCCATCGGGAACCACCCGGCGACGGCTCGACGAGCGCGGCACCGGCTACGTCCTCCTCGACGCCGGGCACGACGCACCCCTGACCCGTCCCGACGCGGTCGCCGAGCTGCTGCTCCGCGCCGCCGACCGGACCACCACGATCATCGGCACGGAGGAGAGAACGGCGTGA
- a CDS encoding MaoC family dehydratase — MSVKPGWQGRFFEDFGVGDVYQHPLGRTVSEADNTWFSLLTMNSNQMHFNAEYAARSEFGRPLVVSTLTVAIAVGQSVTDLTQNAFANLGWDEIRMTHPVFAGDTLFSESIVLEKRESGSRPHAGIVTVRTRTLNQDGREVCSFRRTFYVYKHGAAQLEGIFPDGERPIGLEG; from the coding sequence GTGAGCGTCAAGCCAGGCTGGCAGGGACGGTTCTTCGAGGACTTCGGAGTCGGCGACGTCTACCAGCACCCCCTCGGCCGCACGGTGAGCGAGGCCGACAACACGTGGTTCTCGCTGCTGACCATGAACAGCAACCAGATGCACTTCAACGCCGAGTACGCCGCACGGTCGGAGTTCGGGCGACCGCTGGTCGTCTCGACCCTGACGGTCGCCATCGCGGTCGGCCAGAGCGTCACCGACCTGACCCAGAACGCCTTCGCCAACCTCGGCTGGGACGAGATCCGGATGACCCATCCGGTGTTCGCCGGCGACACGCTCTTCAGCGAGTCCATCGTGCTCGAGAAGCGCGAGTCGGGTTCGCGCCCGCACGCCGGCATCGTCACCGTCCGCACCCGCACGCTCAACCAGGACGGGCGTGAGGTGTGCTCGTTCAGGCGCACCTTCTACGTCTACAAGCACGGCGCCGCGCAGCTCGAGGGGATCTTCCCCGACGGCGAGCGACCCATCGGCCTGGAGGGCTGA
- a CDS encoding CaiB/BaiF CoA transferase family protein, with amino-acid sequence MRPLEDVRILAVEQYGAGPFGSVHLADLGAEVIKIEDPRVGGDVGRYVPPYAEGEDSLFFEAFNRNKSSLSLDLASPAGRAVFEDLVRTSDAVYSNLRGDVPAKIRITYDDLAHLNPAIVCCSLTGFGMTGPRASEPGYDYVLQALGGWMELTGDPDGPPSKSGLSMVDYSGGFVAAISLLAGIHAARRDGIGMDCDVSLYDTAIGMLTYPAAWHLNAGFRPTRMRHSAHPSLVPFQAFEAKDGWLVVGCAKEKFWQRLTVVIERPEWASDPRFATFADRDRNRDVLLPLLEAIIAERTVAEWLEPLRTASIPHAPINDVAAALAEPHTIARDLLVETDHPRYGVIRQVASPVRVGSEPPTYRRAPQRNEDAARILGEVLGYGATAISDLAARGAFGDVAPA; translated from the coding sequence ATGAGGCCGTTGGAGGACGTCCGGATCCTCGCCGTGGAGCAGTACGGCGCCGGGCCGTTCGGGAGCGTGCACCTCGCCGACCTCGGTGCCGAGGTGATCAAGATCGAGGACCCCCGGGTCGGTGGCGACGTGGGCCGCTATGTGCCGCCGTACGCCGAGGGCGAGGACTCGCTGTTCTTCGAGGCCTTCAACCGCAACAAGTCGAGCCTCTCGCTCGACCTGGCATCTCCGGCCGGCCGCGCGGTCTTCGAGGACCTGGTGAGGACGAGCGACGCGGTCTACAGCAACCTGCGCGGCGACGTCCCGGCGAAGATCAGGATCACCTACGACGACCTCGCGCACCTCAACCCCGCGATCGTGTGCTGCTCGCTGACCGGCTTCGGCATGACCGGTCCACGGGCCTCGGAGCCCGGCTACGACTACGTGCTCCAGGCGCTCGGCGGCTGGATGGAGCTGACGGGTGACCCGGACGGCCCCCCGTCGAAGTCCGGGCTGTCGATGGTCGACTACAGCGGCGGCTTCGTCGCCGCGATCTCGCTGCTGGCCGGCATCCACGCCGCACGCCGCGACGGCATCGGCATGGACTGCGACGTCAGCCTCTACGACACCGCCATCGGCATGCTCACCTACCCTGCCGCCTGGCACCTCAACGCCGGCTTCCGACCGACGCGGATGCGTCACTCCGCCCATCCCTCCCTGGTGCCCTTCCAGGCCTTCGAGGCCAAGGACGGCTGGCTGGTCGTCGGCTGCGCCAAGGAGAAGTTCTGGCAGCGACTGACGGTCGTCATCGAACGTCCGGAGTGGGCGAGCGACCCTCGCTTCGCGACCTTCGCCGACCGTGACCGCAACCGGGACGTGCTGCTGCCACTGCTCGAGGCGATCATCGCCGAGCGCACCGTCGCCGAGTGGCTCGAGCCGCTGCGCACGGCATCGATCCCGCACGCTCCCATCAACGACGTGGCCGCCGCACTTGCCGAGCCGCACACGATCGCACGCGACCTCCTGGTCGAGACCGATCACCCCCGGTACGGCGTCATCCGCCAGGTCGCCTCACCGGTCCGGGTCGGCTCGGAGCCGCCGACCTACCGACGTGCGCCGCAGCGCAACGAGGACGCCGCCAGGATCCTGGGCGAGGTGCTCGGCTACGGAGCCACCGCCATCTCCGACCTCGCCGCCCGCGGTGCCTTCGGGGACGTGGCCCCGGCATGA
- a CDS encoding MmgE/PrpD family protein — MTVTSDLAAWALGLHHDDIPEEVAAAARRHLLDGLGCAVAAARRGLADPALTVAAGLGGPPEATLLGRGTRVSAPAAALATGTLVHALDFDDTHAGGLVHATAVVLPALLAVGEEVGASGDEALVAAVIGFETVCRIGGAAPHAFHQRGLHATHACGVFAAALVAARLLRLTEAQTVDALGIAGSSSGGLLEFLATGSDTKQLHPGLASHAGILAARFAAAGADGPDSVLEGGRGLYAAHADGQADPALVVADLGVRWETTQITLKPYPACQLMHAALDAGLRTLVDGPLDPARVHTVTVEVHPDSAAIVCERDKVVPRTAYDAKFSLPWSLAALLTDGGVGVDTYARDSLDRPAVAALATRVRVHEVPDPRVAADAPSRVEVVLVDGEIRTGRVERSATASPTTKLGGNLGCADATAALTAAVDTLDLTALIAMANRLATPEEDA, encoded by the coding sequence ATGACCGTGACCTCCGACCTCGCGGCGTGGGCCCTGGGCCTGCACCACGACGACATACCCGAGGAGGTGGCCGCGGCCGCCCGCCGTCACCTGCTCGACGGTCTCGGTTGTGCGGTCGCGGCCGCGCGGCGGGGGCTGGCCGACCCCGCACTGACTGTCGCGGCCGGCCTCGGAGGTCCGCCGGAGGCCACCTTGCTGGGGCGTGGCACGCGGGTCTCTGCCCCGGCGGCTGCGCTCGCGACCGGCACCCTCGTGCACGCGCTCGACTTCGACGACACGCATGCCGGCGGGCTGGTGCATGCGACGGCCGTCGTCCTGCCGGCCCTGCTCGCCGTCGGCGAGGAGGTCGGCGCCTCCGGTGACGAGGCACTGGTCGCCGCGGTGATCGGCTTCGAGACCGTCTGCCGGATCGGCGGTGCCGCACCCCACGCCTTCCACCAGCGCGGCCTGCACGCCACGCACGCCTGCGGCGTCTTCGCCGCGGCGCTGGTGGCCGCCCGACTGCTCCGCCTCACCGAGGCCCAGACCGTCGATGCCCTGGGCATCGCCGGCAGCTCGTCGGGGGGACTGCTTGAGTTCCTCGCCACCGGATCCGACACCAAGCAGCTGCACCCGGGGCTGGCCTCGCACGCTGGCATCCTCGCGGCGCGCTTCGCCGCCGCCGGGGCGGACGGACCCGACTCGGTGCTCGAGGGCGGTCGAGGGCTCTACGCCGCGCACGCCGACGGGCAGGCGGACCCAGCGCTGGTCGTCGCGGACCTCGGCGTGCGGTGGGAGACCACGCAGATCACCCTCAAGCCCTACCCCGCCTGCCAGCTCATGCACGCGGCGCTCGACGCCGGCCTGCGGACACTGGTCGACGGACCGCTCGATCCCGCCCGGGTGCACACCGTCACCGTGGAGGTGCACCCCGACAGCGCCGCGATCGTCTGCGAGCGTGACAAGGTCGTGCCGCGCACGGCCTACGACGCCAAGTTCTCCCTCCCGTGGAGCCTGGCCGCGCTGCTCACCGACGGTGGCGTCGGCGTCGACACCTACGCGCGGGACTCGCTGGACCGGCCGGCCGTCGCCGCCCTCGCCACCCGCGTACGCGTCCACGAGGTGCCGGACCCCCGCGTCGCCGCGGACGCGCCGAGCCGGGTGGAGGTGGTGCTGGTCGACGGCGAGATCCGCACCGGCCGGGTCGAGCGCAGCGCCACGGCCTCGCCGACCACGAAGCTGGGCGGCAACCTCGGTTGCGCAGATGCCACCGCGGCCCTGACCGCCGCGGTCGACACGTTGGACCTGACCGCCCTGATCGCCATGGCCAACCGGCTGGCGACTCCCGAGGAGGATGCATGA